AATGGCAATTTTCGGATCAAGAGTTCAGTGGATTTTTGATAACGACGGATTTCTCTCAAAGCAACAGTTCCGGGCCTGTAACGATGGGGCTTCTTAACACCTCCGGTGGCTGGGGCGCTCTTACGAGCGGCCTTAGTAGCCAGTTGTTTCCTGGGGGCTTTACCTCCAGTACTCTTACGGGCGGTCTGCTTGGTACGTGCCATGACTGACTATTCTCAAACGACTTTGAACAGAAAATGGGGCGCACAAAGATGACTTCGCTTAAATATGCTCCGAAACAGAAGGGGAAGGTGGGTGAGCGAGTCGAAACCGACCAATCGTAAAAGCGAAAAGGCGGGCGGGCGGATTCTTGGCGGTTtcgttattaagaatatttttatattacgttTCAGACTCTCGACTGTCAAGATGTCCGAGGAAACAGCCGCTGCCCCTGCAACTCCAGCCACTGCCACGCCtaagaaaaaggcaaaaagtgGCGCAACCAAATCGAAACCTAATCCTCCAACTCATCCCAAGGTTTCCGAAATGGTTGTGAAATCCATCACCACTCTGAAAGAGCGAGGTGGCTCTTCACTGCAAGCTATCAAAAAGCACATCAGCAGTCAGTACAAAGTCGACATCGACCGTTTGACtcctttcatcaaaaaatatttgaaaagcgcTGTCGCTGCTGGAACTCTGGTTCAAACCAAAGGAAAGGGAGCTAACGGTTCATTCAAGCTGAGTGCATCCGGTCAAAAAACCAAGGAGCCAAAGAAAATCGTGAAAAAGCCTAAAAAGGAAGGAGCTGCTTCTCCAAAGAAAGCAAAAGCCCCTGCTAAGAAAACGGCCAAGCCGAAGGAAAAAGCAGAGAAAAAGAAGAAGCCTGCTGCTGCTAAGAAAGCCACTGCTGGGGCTAAAAAAGTAGCCAAACCCAAATCTCCTAAGAAGGCAAAGGCTACAAAGCCAAAAGCTCCCAAGCCCAAGAAATTAAAAACACCCAAAAAAGCAGCTCCTAAAAAAACTTCCAAGAAGTAAATGGactgaacaaaaaaatttttcgttaaaaaaaaaaaacggcccttCTTAGGGCCATAAAACAGGTGTAAAAAACACATGTGCCaagccaaaattaatttaatttaatatataattcccACAGTCATTTACTTAAACTTGatcaagccattttttttttttttttttttttttcattaaaagccaAGAAAAACCATAGCACAcacaataatatgttttaaacacatttaacaactcaatatttttatgatacatgTTTAAGATGCAAACACTTCAAAATCATGTAAAGTGAATAGTGTGTAATGGGAATCAGAGACAtgtgtttatattctatttcacaccgtgtatataaatgaaaatattaattgaaaaaaaaaaaaatgcttgtaatgaaataatgtttatacaataattGTGTCATACTGTTCAAT
The window above is part of the Argiope bruennichi chromosome 7, qqArgBrue1.1, whole genome shotgun sequence genome. Proteins encoded here:
- the LOC129975121 gene encoding histone H1C-like, producing MLRNRRGRWVSESKPTNRKSEKAGGRILGGFVIKNIFILRFRLSTVKMSEETAAAPATPATATPKKKAKSGATKSKPNPPTHPKVSEMVVKSITTLKERGGSSLQAIKKHISSQYKVDIDRLTPFIKKYLKSAVAAGTLVQTKGKGANGSFKLSASGQKTKEPKKIVKKPKKEGAASPKKAKAPAKKTAKPKEKAEKKKKPAAAKKATAGAKKVAKPKSPKKAKATKPKAPKPKKLKTPKKAAPKKTSKK